GATTTACAACGCATGTTAGATACTAACACAAAAATGATATTTATTACAGCCGGAATGGGTGGAGGTACTGGTACAGGTGCAGCTCCAATCATAGCAAAAATGGCTAAAGATTTAGATATCTTAACCGTTGGTATTGTAACAATGCCTTTTCAATTTGAAGGTAAAATGCGTAATGCTCAAGCCCAAGAAGGAATTGAAAAATTACGTAAAGAAGTAGATAGTTTAGTTGTGATTAATAACAACAAACTACGTGAAGTATATGGTAACCTAGGATTTAAAGCTGGTTTTTCTAAAGCAGACGAAGTCTTATCTACTGCAGCACGTGGTATTGCAGAGGTAATTACACATCACTACACACAAAACATCGATTTACGTGATGCTAAAACAGTACTTAGTAATAGCGGAACTGCTATTATGGGATCTGCTTCTGCATCAGGTCAAAATCGTGCGCACGAAGCGATTTCTAAAGCATTAGATTCACCATTATTAAATGATAATAAAATTACTGGAGCCAAAAACGTATTGTTGCTAATCGTTTCTGGTGCTCAAGAAATTACTATTGATGAAATTGGAGAAATCAATGATCATATTCAAAATGAAGCTGGTCATGGTGCAAATATTATAATGGGAGTTGGTGAAGATGACAATTTAGAAGAGTCAATTTCAGTAACAATTATCGCAACTGGTTTTGATGTTGAACAACAAAATGAAATTTCTAATACCGAAACTAAAAAGGTAATCCATGCATTGGAAGATGACCAAAATATGGAGCAGGATTTAAACAAAAAAGAAAAAGAGCCTGCGATAATCTTACCAAGTATTGAATTAGAAGAAAAGAAAGAAACACCTAAAGCAGTTGTACATACATTAGATTTAGAAGAAGATACGGATGACCAATTATCAGCTTTTGAAATCGCGCAAGTAAACAAGCAAAAAAGTACAACACTTAACGATCAAGATTTAGTTCAAACCACTCAGTCAATAAAAAATATAGATGTTAACTACACACAAGTTAATGCCTTAATAGACGAGACAGAAGAGTTTAATATCACTTCTTCAAGTGCTACAGTAGATCCGGTTAACCATATTGAAGAGACTGAAAAGAAACAACAAATTACCTTAAGTTTTGATATGCCATTATCAGAGCCAGAAGTAGAGCCTGTTGTGGAAGAAGAAAAACCGGTTGTTATGAATTTAACAGATGAAATCAGCAACTTAGAAGTTAATGATTTTGTAGAAGTTGTTCCAGTAACAGAAAACTCGCAGTCAGGAGAAATTAGATATGCGTTAGATGACTACGATGAGGTAGAGACTAATACAACTAAAGTGTCAGAAGCTAAAGTTGAGGTTGATAAAGAAGTGGTTTTTGAGAAAAAACAAATTGAAGCTCAAGAATTAGAAGTGGATATTGATGCCGAAGTTGATCCAATGAATACTCCAATTTCTGAGTTACTAAAAAGTAGAGCAGATGAGCGTAGAAAGAAAATGAAAAATTTTAATCATAAATTCAATAGCTCAAAAATTGAAGATATAGAAAAGATTCCAGCATATAAGCGTCAAGGTTTAGAGCTAGAAGACAGACAACACTCGTCAGATAATAATATTTCAAGAACATCATTAGGTGTGGATGAAAATGACGACATACAATTAAGAAGCAATAATTCTTTTTTACATGATAATGTAGATTAATAATCAATTAGATTAATCCATTTTTTTGACCCGGAAAGTTCCCTCAAACTTTTCGGGTTTTTTGTAGGCTATAATCATGTCATCACTTGCAGTTAGCCTACTTAAATAAATACTTTTAACTATCTTCGTAATAAATATTAAATAATACATACAATGAGTCTATCTACAGATAT
The genomic region above belongs to Olleya sp. Hel_I_94 and contains:
- the ftsZ gene encoding cell division protein FtsZ yields the protein MSSNNEFENIAFDLPKNQSNVIKVIGVGGGGSNAINHMFLQGIKGVDFVICNTDAQALQNSGVPNKIQLGLNLTEGLGAGANPDVGEQSAVESFDDLQRMLDTNTKMIFITAGMGGGTGTGAAPIIAKMAKDLDILTVGIVTMPFQFEGKMRNAQAQEGIEKLRKEVDSLVVINNNKLREVYGNLGFKAGFSKADEVLSTAARGIAEVITHHYTQNIDLRDAKTVLSNSGTAIMGSASASGQNRAHEAISKALDSPLLNDNKITGAKNVLLLIVSGAQEITIDEIGEINDHIQNEAGHGANIIMGVGEDDNLEESISVTIIATGFDVEQQNEISNTETKKVIHALEDDQNMEQDLNKKEKEPAIILPSIELEEKKETPKAVVHTLDLEEDTDDQLSAFEIAQVNKQKSTTLNDQDLVQTTQSIKNIDVNYTQVNALIDETEEFNITSSSATVDPVNHIEETEKKQQITLSFDMPLSEPEVEPVVEEEKPVVMNLTDEISNLEVNDFVEVVPVTENSQSGEIRYALDDYDEVETNTTKVSEAKVEVDKEVVFEKKQIEAQELEVDIDAEVDPMNTPISELLKSRADERRKKMKNFNHKFNSSKIEDIEKIPAYKRQGLELEDRQHSSDNNISRTSLGVDENDDIQLRSNNSFLHDNVD